Proteins from one Selenomonadales bacterium genomic window:
- a CDS encoding copper amine oxidase N-terminal domain-containing protein — protein sequence MPRDLLSETYAAVDRRLVQAEDVQVRCRQLQAQLTVMRQVLALLFFVALLGATFTYNSLILDRINAVLPPLLTADAPLEAVTINNRSVPLEERTGVIGNRAVVSIRGVLDALRATVRWDDSTGTVTGQAQGVLIEVTNNSQRARINDEWVVLDIPAQVVEGKTMVPLNLVEAIPGARVEWAGPRQPTRLAVLLVHGVLYLLRFTLALGAASSLVQAACLNGLSACAARAERLKHHLTEQRAGLASLNDKYQRATADGETIKLAPRLNVDQVLQACERQLASTYDPKMLLLVRMVSPCTKATVLAATTLGALTVGDLAHRELARAYALPFARSDYAVIGVVTVLSTLLIYHFLKETPEPKPRQGSRTRSAPPAAG from the coding sequence ATGCCAAGGGATCTCTTGTCTGAGACATACGCCGCGGTGGATCGCAGACTCGTGCAAGCAGAGGATGTGCAGGTGCGTTGCAGACAGCTGCAAGCGCAGCTGACGGTAATGCGGCAGGTTCTTGCGTTGTTGTTCTTTGTCGCGCTACTAGGTGCCACCTTTACGTATAACTCGTTAATCCTAGACCGGATAAACGCTGTGCTGCCGCCTCTGCTAACAGCTGACGCTCCGCTCGAGGCTGTAACCATCAATAACAGAAGTGTTCCGCTTGAGGAACGCACAGGTGTCATCGGTAATAGGGCGGTTGTTTCTATCAGAGGTGTTTTGGATGCCCTGCGGGCAACTGTAAGGTGGGACGACAGCACTGGCACTGTGACGGGTCAAGCTCAAGGCGTGTTAATAGAGGTCACCAACAATTCACAGCGTGCCCGTATAAACGATGAATGGGTTGTGCTCGATATTCCGGCGCAGGTAGTCGAGGGTAAAACCATGGTGCCGCTTAACCTTGTTGAGGCAATCCCCGGGGCGCGCGTAGAATGGGCTGGCCCGCGTCAGCCTACGCGGCTAGCCGTGCTCCTTGTACACGGCGTGCTCTACCTCTTACGTTTCACCTTAGCGCTTGGCGCAGCGTCTTCATTAGTCCAAGCTGCCTGCCTTAACGGCCTTAGTGCGTGCGCCGCTCGGGCGGAGCGCTTAAAGCACCATTTGACAGAACAACGCGCTGGCCTTGCCTCCCTTAATGACAAGTATCAGCGTGCCACTGCCGACGGGGAGACGATTAAGTTAGCTCCGCGCCTCAATGTGGATCAGGTTCTGCAGGCATGCGAGCGGCAGTTGGCCAGTACATACGATCCTAAAATGCTACTCCTAGTGCGAATGGTTAGCCCCTGTACGAAGGCTACCGTGTTAGCTGCCACGACTTTAGGCGCCTTGACAGTTGGCGACTTGGCGCACAGAGAACTAGCGAGGGCCTATGCACTGCCTTTTGCGCGCTCTGACTACGCAGTTATCGGGGTAGTCACTGTACTCAGTACGCTGTTGATTTACCATTTCCTAAAGGAGACCCCAGAGCCAAAGCCACGACAAGGTTCGAGAACCCGCTCGGCACCACCTGCCGCTGGCTGA
- a CDS encoding late competence development ComFB family protein — protein sequence MLLRNVTQDIVFEKLGEILRCHPEICPCARCQLDMAAIALNHLPPRYVVTDIGEVITRTGTLDAQISVDTMLELTKAIAIVSRAPRHAENTDRQ from the coding sequence GTGTTACTTAGAAACGTCACCCAAGACATTGTGTTCGAGAAACTCGGCGAAATCCTGCGCTGCCACCCGGAGATTTGCCCCTGCGCGCGTTGCCAGCTAGATATGGCCGCGATTGCCCTTAATCACTTGCCGCCGCGCTATGTAGTCACCGACATCGGAGAAGTTATCACGCGCACCGGCACCCTTGACGCTCAGATTTCTGTCGACACCATGCTCGAACTAACTAAGGCCATAGCTATTGTCAGCCGCGCACCCAGACATGCAGAAAATACTGATCGTCAGTAA
- a CDS encoding GrdX family protein, translating into MQKILIVSNNPKVSLSADDCFVPAESVLPVLERVRDLIHLGHNLLTHPLAGSLKPNENPFRSIVITKDALGVDYQSVQLVEGAIAVARRMLQERPYRTCSDAVRADLQLIDKSLLDSALDSLGKGILS; encoded by the coding sequence ATGCAGAAAATACTGATCGTCAGTAATAACCCCAAAGTTTCCTTAAGCGCGGACGACTGCTTTGTGCCCGCGGAGAGTGTGCTGCCGGTGCTTGAGAGAGTGCGCGACCTCATCCACCTTGGTCACAATTTGCTCACGCATCCTTTGGCAGGCAGCCTAAAGCCTAACGAAAACCCATTCCGCTCCATCGTGATTACCAAAGACGCCTTAGGCGTAGACTACCAATCAGTACAACTGGTAGAAGGCGCTATCGCTGTCGCGCGCCGCATGCTGCAGGAGCGACCGTATCGAACCTGCAGTGACGCTGTGCGCGCGGACTTGCAGCTAATCGATAAATCGCTCTTAGACAGCGCGCTAGACTCATTAGGAAAAGGCATATTAAGTTAA
- a CDS encoding FAD-dependent oxidoreductase — MTDMWDILIVGGGPGGLAAAIYGARAKQKTLLIEKGKTGGQAATTWDMENYPGFAKGTTGPGLMQAFTDHATSFGAEILRGEVVDVDAEEKVVTLKDGTKHHGRTLIFAPGAVPRTLGVKGESTLRGKGVSYCATCDADFFTDLDIVVIGNGDAAIEEGNYLTKFANSVTVIVIHDEGVLDAAPMLQERAFRNPKMKFVWNSTLQEIRGEGIVESVVLRNVKTNELTEMETNGVFIYVGTIPQTGFLKGKVNLDERGYIITNEQMETNVDGVFGVGDARVTYLRQVITAAADGAVAAVAAEKYIIEEEGFKDSVLAETRPVAVVFWTPMSQTCLEMMPGIESALSAFGDQVKTWKLDTYRNRRVASRYGVTQNPTIVVFHKGQVAARLVDQEITAAAIEQAIGALLAAGS, encoded by the coding sequence TTGACAGACATGTGGGACATTTTAATCGTGGGCGGCGGGCCGGGCGGGTTAGCTGCGGCCATTTACGGGGCGCGTGCCAAGCAAAAGACTTTGCTAATCGAGAAAGGCAAAACAGGCGGACAAGCTGCCACGACTTGGGATATGGAGAACTATCCTGGGTTTGCTAAAGGCACCACCGGCCCCGGGCTGATGCAGGCCTTTACAGACCACGCTACTTCGTTCGGCGCGGAGATTCTGCGCGGCGAGGTAGTAGACGTAGACGCAGAAGAGAAGGTCGTTACGCTAAAAGATGGCACAAAGCACCATGGGCGCACGCTTATCTTCGCGCCGGGAGCCGTGCCCCGCACGCTAGGCGTGAAGGGCGAAAGCACTCTGCGTGGCAAAGGCGTATCATACTGTGCGACCTGCGATGCCGACTTCTTTACCGACCTCGATATCGTGGTTATCGGCAACGGCGACGCCGCGATTGAAGAGGGCAACTACCTCACGAAGTTTGCTAATTCCGTGACCGTAATCGTCATTCACGATGAGGGCGTGCTAGATGCGGCCCCCATGCTGCAGGAGCGTGCCTTCCGCAACCCAAAAATGAAGTTCGTGTGGAATTCCACCCTGCAGGAGATTCGCGGCGAGGGCATTGTCGAGAGCGTAGTGTTGCGTAACGTCAAAACGAACGAGCTTACCGAGATGGAGACAAACGGCGTGTTTATCTACGTCGGCACCATCCCGCAAACCGGCTTCCTCAAGGGTAAAGTGAACCTCGACGAGCGCGGCTACATTATTACTAACGAACAGATGGAAACTAACGTAGACGGCGTGTTTGGCGTAGGCGACGCGCGCGTTACCTACTTGCGCCAAGTCATCACTGCGGCTGCCGACGGTGCCGTCGCGGCGGTAGCGGCCGAGAAGTATATTATCGAAGAAGAGGGCTTTAAGGATTCTGTCCTCGCCGAAACCCGCCCCGTAGCCGTCGTTTTCTGGACGCCGATGAGCCAGACTTGCCTCGAGATGATGCCCGGCATAGAATCGGCGCTGTCGGCCTTCGGTGACCAAGTTAAGACCTGGAAGCTAGACACTTACCGCAACCGCCGCGTGGCTTCACGCTACGGTGTCACTCAGAACCCGACGATTGTAGTGTTCCACAAGGGCCAAGTCGCAGCCCGCCTCGTCGACCAAGAGATTACCGCCGCGGCGATTGAGCAGGCGATTGGGGCGCTACTGGCTGCTGGCTCCTAG